The following DNA comes from Cryptosporangium phraense.
CCTGATATATTAGTTGCATGTATGCAGCCTCGCTCGCGCCGGACGCGGCTCCGGCCTCGATGGCCGACCGGGCCTACCTGGCGCTGCGCGACCGGCTCATCATGCTGGCGATCCGCCCCGGCGAGCCGATCGACGACGACGCGATCGCCACCTCGCTGGGGATGGGCCGCACGCCGGTACGGGAGGCGCTGAAGCGTCTGGAGGTCGACCGGCTGGTCGTGTCGTTCCCCCGCCGGGGCACGTTCGCGACCGGCCTCGACATCGCCGACCTGGCCCACCTCTCGGAGATCCGGGTCCAGCTCGAGCCGCTCGCCGCCCGCCGGGCCGCCGAACGGGCGCCCGGCCCGGCCCGGGCCGAACTCGAGGAACTGGCCGTCCGCACCGAGGGGCTCGACGTCCACCACACGAACCGCACCGACGTGATGCGCTGGGACCTCGGCGTCCACCGGGCGATCTACCGGGCCGCGGGCAACCCGCACCTCGAAGACGTGCTGATCCGCTACGACAACCTGGCGACGCGCATTCACTGCATGTTCCTCGATCGGTTGTCCACGTTCGACCTCAACGTCGTGGCCGAGCACGTCGAGCTGCTCCGGGCGATCGCCGCCGGTGACGGCGACCACGCCGACGAGCTGGCCCGCGAGCACGTCCTCGGCTTCGAGCGCGCGATCCGGGCCGTCATTTAGCGGTATTCCGCGGCCGCGTCCAGCAGCCAGTCGGCCAGGTACCCGGCGAACGACGACCGCACCAGCACCACGTACTCGTCCTCCTCGCGGAGCAGCACGACCGCGGCCTGGGCCAGCCGGGTCTGCACGCACTGCCCGGGCCCGAACACCCGGGGATGCAGGTCGATCGCGCACCCGCCGGCCAGCAGGTCGCGAGCCCGCGCACCGGCCAGCCGCAGCGTGATCCGCTGCGCGGACACGTCGGTGCCGCCGGTGCGCGTCTCGAGGTCCTCCGGTGCCTCGTCCGCGCTGGTCAGCAGCCACTCGTCGGGGCCGAGCCAGATCGCCCGCCCGCCGTCCACGTCGGCCCAGGTGTTCGCGGCCACCGGCGGCTCGCCCCGCACGTTCGTCATCGCCACGTACGGCTCGACCGTGATTCCGGCCGCGGCCAGGGCGTCCGCCCGGGACTCCAACGGGTGGGTACGCAGCAGCTCAGCCATCGCGGCGGGCTCCTTCCGGATCGACGAGCACGGACCCGGTGACCTCCACGGGCACGAGCGTGCCCCCGACCGGCACCTGCAGGACGTCACCCACGCGACCGTGCCCGCCCTTGACCAGCGCCAGCGCGAACGGCCGCCCGAGCTCGGCGCTCCGGTAGCTGGACGTCACGTGCCCGAGCATCGGCACCGGCGGCACCAGCGACAGCGACTCGACGATCTGCGACCCCTCCGGCAGCACGGTCTCCCGGTCGAGCGGCAGCAGCCCCACCAGCTGTTTGCGCAGCGGGTCCTGGTTGGCCGCCCGGGCGAACGACCGCTTGCCGACGAAGTCCGGCTTCTTCTTCGACACCACCCACGACATGCCGAGGTCCTGGGGCGTCACGGTGCCGTCGGTGTCCTGGCCGATGATCGGATAGCCCTTCTCGGCCCGCAGCACGTGCATGGTCTCGGTGCCGTACGGCGTGATGCCGTACGCCGCCCCGGCGGCCAGCAGCCGCTCCCACACCGCGACCGCGTACCACGAGTTGACGTACACCTCGTAGGCCAGCTCGCCGGAGAAGCTGATCCGGGCCAGCCGGATCGGCACGCCGTCGAGCGTCGTCTCCCGGATCGCCATGAACGGAAACGCCTCCTTGGACACGTCGACGTCCGGGAACACCGCGCCGATCACGTCCCGCGAGCGCGGGCCGACGACCGGGAACGTCGACCACTGCTCGGTGACCGAGGTGCAGGTCACCCGCAGGTCGGGCCACTCGGTCTGGAGCCACTCCTCCATCCAGTCGAGGATCTTCGCCGCCCCGCCGGTGGTGGTCATGGCCAGGAAGTGGTCGTCGGCCAGCCGCATGACCGTGCCGTCGTCGATCACCATCCCGTCGACCCCGCACATCACGCCGTAGCGCACCATCCCGGGCTTCAGCGAGCTCATCAGGTTCGTGTACAGCCGGTCGAGCAGCACCCCCGCGTCCGGTCCCCGGACGTCGATCTTGCCGAGCGTCGAGCCGTCGAGGATGCCGACGCCGGTCCGCGCGGCCGCGCATTCGCGCAGCACGGCGGCCTCCAGGTCCTCCCCCGGCCGCGGGTAGTAGCGCGGGCGCTTCCACTGGCCGACGTCCTCGAAGACCGCTCCCGCCGCCTGGTGCCACGGGTGCAGCGCCGTGTAGCGCTCCGGGTCGAACAGCCGGCCGCGGTCGCGTCCGGCCAGGGCCGCGAACGCGACCGGCGTGTACGGCGGCCGGAACGTCGTGGTTCCCGTCTCCTCCATCCGGACGCCGAGGAGCTCGGCGACGATCCCGGAGGTGAGCACGCCGGACGTCTTGCCCTGGTCGTGCGCCGTGCCGATCGTCGTGAAGCGCTTGACGTGCTCGATCGAGCGCAGCCCGGCGCCGACCGCGTGCCGGATGTCGGCGACGGTCGCGTCCCGCTGCAGGTCGACGAATTGCGACTCGGCCGGGCCGGGCACCCGCCAGAGCACCTGGGCCGGGTCGAGGCCCTCACCGGCCGCCGACCCGACCACGCGGAGGCCGTCCAGCTCCTCGCCGGGCACGAACGCGCCCAGGGAATCGTCGTAGCGCAACCGGCCGCGGGCCTGGCTGAACAGGTGCACGGCCGGGTTCCACCCGCCGCTGACCAGCAGCAGGTCGCAGGCGACCGGGGCCGGGACGCTGTCGTCGCCGGACGAGACCAGCGCGTGCGTGATCCGCTCGACGCCCCGGGTGCCGGTGACGACCGAGTCGCGGGTCACCCAGATTCCGGCCCGGGCGCACTCCTCCAGCAGCCCGGCCGGCACCTCGGCCCGCGCGTCGACCACGGCACGCACCCGAACGCCGGCCCGGTGCAGGTCGAGCGCGGCCGCGTAGGCGCTGTCGTTGGTCGTGAAGACCACGGCCTCGTGGCCTGGGAGCACCCCGTAGCGGTGCAGGAACGTCCGGGCCGCGCCGGCCAGCATGATGCCGGGCCGGTCGTTGTCGGCGAACACGATCGGGCGCTCGTGGGCACCGGTGGCGACGACGACCTCGCGGGCCCGGAGCCTCCACACCCGCTGGCGCGACACGTGCTTCGGTGCGGCCGGCCCGAGGTGGTCGGTGCGCCGTTCGAGCGCCAGCACGAACCCGTCGTCGTAGGTCCCGAACGCGGTCGTGCGCTGCAGGTGCAGGACATCGGGGTTGGCGGTGAGCTCCTCGACCGCGGCCGCGACCCACTCCGGTGGTTCCGGCTCGCTCAGCAGCGAGCCCCCGGCCTCGCTCTGCTCGTCCACCAGCGCGACGCGGACGCCGGCCCGGGAGGCGTCCAGAGCGGCCGAGAGCCCCGACGGACCGGCGCCGACCACCAGAACGTCCACGTGGTGGTGGCGGGAGTCGTAGCGGGCCGCGTCCGGGACGTCGGCCAGACGGCCCTGACCGGGAAGGCCGGAGGCCGACAGGCCGTCGTGGAGCTCGACGGTCGTGGCCAGCAGCATCGGCTCGGGGAAGGGCTCCTCGATCTGCACCAGGCCGCCCGGGTCCTCGGCCCAGGCGGCGGTGATCCCGCGCGGCCGGCCGAACTTGATGCTGGTCGCGATCGCCGTCTTTCCGGCGGCCAGCAACGCCGAGGCGAGCGTGTCACCGGGGTGGCCGGTGTACGTCTCGCCGTCGAACGTGAACGTCAGGGTCCGGGTGCGGTCGATCCGGCCGCCGGCCGGGGTCCTCATCGGGCCTCGAAACGGTAGGTGGCCGTGTCGCGGACCGCGGAGAACCAGCGGCGGCAGCCGATCGCGTGGTTCCACCGCTCGGCGAACCGGCCCTTCGGGTTGTCGCGGTAGAAGACGTAGGAGGCCCACTCCTCGTCGGAGAGCGCGGCCGGGTCGGCCGGGTAGGCGACGCCGGCCTGGCCGCCGTAGGAGAACTCGACCTCTTCGCGGGGGCCGCACCAGGGGCAGTCGATGAGTTGCATTTCTTCCCCTCGAATCAGTGCGCGACGGCGGCGGCGCCGTGCTCGTCGACCAGCGCGCCGGTGACGAAGCGGTCGAGCGCGAACGGCGCGACGTACGGGTGGGGCTCGTCGTTGGCGACCGTGTCGGCCAGGCACCAGCCGATGCCCGGCGTGGCCTTGAAGCCGCCGGTCCCCCAGCCGCAGTTCAGGTAGACGTTCGCGTACGGCGTCCGGCCGACGACCGGCGACGCGTCCGGGCTGACGTCGACGATCCCGGCCCAGCTGCGCAGCAGGTGCGCGCGGGCGAACACCGGGAACAGCTCGACGGCCGCGGCCATCTGGCGCTCGATGATGTGGAACGCGCCCCGCTGCCCGTATCCGTTGTACGAGTCGACGCCGGCGCCCATGACCAGCTCGCCCTTGTGGGCCTGGGAGACGTACACGTGGACGGCGTTGGACATGACGATCGTCGGGTGGACGGGTTCGAGCAGCTCGGAGACCAGGGCCTGCAGCGGGTGGCTCTGCACCGGCACGCGGAAGCCGAGCAGGTCGGTGAGGGTGGAGGTGTGCCCGGCCGCGCAGAGCAGGACCTTGCCGGCTTTGATGTCGCCTCTCGA
Coding sequences within:
- a CDS encoding FAD-dependent oxidoreductase; the protein is MRTPAGGRIDRTRTLTFTFDGETYTGHPGDTLASALLAAGKTAIATSIKFGRPRGITAAWAEDPGGLVQIEEPFPEPMLLATTVELHDGLSASGLPGQGRLADVPDAARYDSRHHHVDVLVVGAGPSGLSAALDASRAGVRVALVDEQSEAGGSLLSEPEPPEWVAAAVEELTANPDVLHLQRTTAFGTYDDGFVLALERRTDHLGPAAPKHVSRQRVWRLRAREVVVATGAHERPIVFADNDRPGIMLAGAARTFLHRYGVLPGHEAVVFTTNDSAYAAALDLHRAGVRVRAVVDARAEVPAGLLEECARAGIWVTRDSVVTGTRGVERITHALVSSGDDSVPAPVACDLLLVSGGWNPAVHLFSQARGRLRYDDSLGAFVPGEELDGLRVVGSAAGEGLDPAQVLWRVPGPAESQFVDLQRDATVADIRHAVGAGLRSIEHVKRFTTIGTAHDQGKTSGVLTSGIVAELLGVRMEETGTTTFRPPYTPVAFAALAGRDRGRLFDPERYTALHPWHQAAGAVFEDVGQWKRPRYYPRPGEDLEAAVLRECAAARTGVGILDGSTLGKIDVRGPDAGVLLDRLYTNLMSSLKPGMVRYGVMCGVDGMVIDDGTVMRLADDHFLAMTTTGGAAKILDWMEEWLQTEWPDLRVTCTSVTEQWSTFPVVGPRSRDVIGAVFPDVDVSKEAFPFMAIRETTLDGVPIRLARISFSGELAYEVYVNSWYAVAVWERLLAAGAAYGITPYGTETMHVLRAEKGYPIIGQDTDGTVTPQDLGMSWVVSKKKPDFVGKRSFARAANQDPLRKQLVGLLPLDRETVLPEGSQIVESLSLVPPVPMLGHVTSSYRSAELGRPFALALVKGGHGRVGDVLQVPVGGTLVPVEVTGSVLVDPEGARRDG
- a CDS encoding GntR family transcriptional regulator, producing MYAASLAPDAAPASMADRAYLALRDRLIMLAIRPGEPIDDDAIATSLGMGRTPVREALKRLEVDRLVVSFPRRGTFATGLDIADLAHLSEIRVQLEPLAARRAAERAPGPARAELEELAVRTEGLDVHHTNRTDVMRWDLGVHRAIYRAAGNPHLEDVLIRYDNLATRIHCMFLDRLSTFDLNVVAEHVELLRAIAAGDGDHADELAREHVLGFERAIRAVI
- a CDS encoding sarcosine oxidase subunit gamma; amino-acid sequence: MAELLRTHPLESRADALAAAGITVEPYVAMTNVRGEPPVAANTWADVDGGRAIWLGPDEWLLTSADEAPEDLETRTGGTDVSAQRITLRLAGARARDLLAGGCAIDLHPRVFGPGQCVQTRLAQAAVVLLREEDEYVVLVRSSFAGYLADWLLDAAAEYR
- a CDS encoding sarcosine oxidase subunit delta, encoding MQLIDCPWCGPREEVEFSYGGQAGVAYPADPAALSDEEWASYVFYRDNPKGRFAERWNHAIGCRRWFSAVRDTATYRFEAR